From one Desulfobaculum xiamenense genomic stretch:
- a CDS encoding IMP cyclohydrolase, with protein sequence MSDLKKMYRTLAQDPFPGEMTIRLGDQEFTFTKRTWTIDGEEKGLRYGENPDQPAALFELTGGGIALDGVALRGPGEGLVSALTEEHMLQAGKHPGKINLTDVDNGINILQYLTAKPAAVILKHNNPSGAAWTDEGIAVAVERAFRSDRIAAFGGAVVVNRPVDETTAELINSSYFEVVAAPAYEGNSLEILKKRKNLRILQIPGLANLEKLVGVPFLDLKSLNDGGIVAQVSFRNRILCADDFIPAEAEKDGATYIARKPNESETEDLIFAWAVEAGVTSNSVIFAKDGVTTAIGTGEQDRVGCVELTIHKAYTKYADLLCFDEEGCSLYEFKLRARTDEDAAKRLADIEARTSEARGGLAGSVLVSDGFFPFRDGVDVALAQGVTAIAQPGGSIRDWEIIGAVNEATPQVAMVFTGQRSFKH encoded by the coding sequence ATGAGCGATCTGAAAAAGATGTACCGCACACTCGCCCAGGACCCGTTTCCGGGCGAGATGACCATTCGTCTGGGTGATCAGGAATTCACGTTCACCAAGCGCACGTGGACCATCGACGGCGAGGAGAAGGGACTGCGCTACGGCGAGAACCCGGACCAGCCCGCCGCGCTCTTCGAGCTGACCGGCGGCGGCATCGCCCTCGACGGCGTGGCCCTGCGCGGACCCGGCGAAGGTCTGGTCTCCGCCCTCACCGAGGAGCACATGCTTCAGGCGGGCAAGCACCCCGGCAAGATCAACCTCACCGACGTGGACAACGGCATCAACATTCTCCAGTACCTCACGGCCAAGCCCGCTGCCGTCATCCTCAAGCACAACAATCCCAGCGGCGCGGCATGGACCGACGAGGGCATCGCCGTGGCCGTGGAACGCGCCTTCCGCTCGGACCGCATCGCAGCCTTCGGCGGAGCCGTGGTGGTCAACCGTCCCGTTGACGAAACAACCGCCGAGCTCATCAACTCCTCGTACTTCGAAGTCGTGGCCGCCCCGGCATACGAGGGCAACAGCCTCGAAATCCTCAAGAAGCGCAAGAACCTGCGCATTCTGCAGATTCCCGGCCTCGCCAACCTCGAAAAGCTGGTCGGCGTGCCCTTCCTCGATCTCAAGTCCCTGAACGATGGCGGCATCGTGGCGCAGGTTTCCTTCCGCAACCGCATCCTCTGCGCCGACGACTTCATTCCCGCCGAGGCGGAAAAGGACGGCGCGACCTACATCGCCCGCAAGCCGAACGAGAGCGAGACCGAAGACCTCATCTTCGCGTGGGCCGTCGAGGCAGGCGTGACCTCCAACTCCGTCATCTTCGCCAAGGACGGCGTGACCACCGCCATCGGCACCGGCGAGCAGGACCGCGTGGGCTGCGTGGAGCTCACCATCCACAAGGCCTACACCAAGTACGCCGACCTGCTGTGCTTCGACGAGGAAGGCTGCTCCCTCTACGAATTCAAGCTGCGCGCCCGCACCGACGAGGACGCCGCCAAACGGCTGGCCGACATCGAGGCGCGCACCAGCGAGGCCCGCGGCGGCCTTGCCGGTTCCGTGCTCGTCTCCGACGGCTTCTTCCCCTTCCGCGACGGCGTGGACGTCGCGCTGGCGCAGGGCGTCACCGCCATTGCCCAGCCCGGCGGCTCCATCCGCGACTGGGAGATCATCGGCGCCGTGAACGAGGCGACGCCGCAGGTGGCGATGGTCTTCACCGGCCAGCGCTCCTTCAAGCACTAG